A stretch of the Dioscorea cayenensis subsp. rotundata cultivar TDr96_F1 chromosome 4, TDr96_F1_v2_PseudoChromosome.rev07_lg8_w22 25.fasta, whole genome shotgun sequence genome encodes the following:
- the LOC120259283 gene encoding probable xyloglucan galactosyltransferase GT17: MRNDDSTADFGANRLLLLPEIKNMTVLTVERQPWAGRNQYGIPYPSYFHPRNRSELTSWQELVRKSTRTHLFSFVGGSRPAANQMAAVRGEILKQCNASAQCLQVECEAGTSRCYEPDRVLNVMMRAEFCLQPPGDSFTRRSVFDSILAGCVPVFFSEHTAYTQYKWYMPNRTQDWSVFLGSDQWIRIEEELGKIQKIQIQQMRIQIIDLIPSMTYAHPDVVHGDEIGFRDAVDVALVELNRLVWSGRKPV; the protein is encoded by the exons ATGCGAAATG ATGACAGTACTGCTGACTTTGGGGCGAACCGTTTGCTGCTTTTGCCGGAGATCAAGAACATGACTGTGTTGACTGTGGAACGTCAACCATGGGCTGGTCGGAACCAGTATGGCATTCCCTACCCTTCTTATTTTCACCCAAGAAATCGGTCCGAATTAACATCATGGCAAGAGTTGGTTCGGAAGTCAACTCGGACTCACTTGTTTTCCTTTGTTGGCGGATCAAGACCAGCTGCAAATCAAATGGCAGCTGTTCGTGGAGAGATCTTGAAACAATGTAATGCTTCGGCTCAATGCTTGCAGGTTGAGTGTGAAGCTGGCACTAGCCGGTGTTATGAACCCGACCGAGTTCTTAACGTGATGATGCGAGCTGAGTTTTGCTTGCAGCCGCCTGGGGATTCATTCACTCGGAGATCAGTGTTTGACTCAATATTGGCCGGGTGTGTGCCTGTTTTTTTCTCGGAGCACACGGCTTACACACAATACAAATGGTACATGCCAAACCGAACACAGGATTGGTCTGTTTTCTTAGGATCAGACCAGTGGATCcggattgaagaagagttgggAAAGATACAAAAGATTCAGATTCAACAAATGCGGATTCAGATCATAGATTTGATACCTAGCATGACATATGCGCACCCGGATGTTGTTCATGGGGATGAGATTGGGTTCAGGGATGCGGTTGATGTTGCTTTGGTTGAGTTGAACAGGTTGGTTTGGTCCGGTCGAAAACCGGTTTAA